Proteins encoded in a region of the Photobacterium angustum genome:
- the surE gene encoding 5'/3'-nucleotidase SurE: MRILISNDDGIFAEGINTLAKELSQLADVIVVAPDRNRSGASNSLTLDYPLRIRQEAENRISVQGTPTDCVHFALNEWLDERPDIVVAGINHGANLGDDVLYSGTVAAATEGHFLGVPAIAVSLVGNTHFITAAKVVKQVIEQLSKQPLPSNNILNINVPDVPFEQLKPWQVTRLGARHRAENMIKEHDPRGQPLYWLGPPGQCQDAGIGTDFYAIEQGAVSITPLQVDLTAHDAMVGIEGWMKNVEIQ; encoded by the coding sequence ATGAGAATATTGATCAGCAATGATGATGGCATTTTTGCCGAAGGCATCAATACACTTGCAAAAGAATTAAGCCAACTGGCCGATGTAATTGTGGTTGCACCCGATCGAAATCGATCGGGTGCTTCAAATTCATTGACCTTAGATTATCCACTGCGTATTCGACAAGAAGCTGAAAACCGTATTTCAGTACAAGGAACGCCAACTGATTGTGTGCATTTTGCACTGAATGAATGGTTGGATGAACGTCCCGATATTGTCGTTGCAGGGATCAATCATGGCGCTAATTTAGGTGATGACGTGCTGTATTCCGGTACTGTGGCAGCGGCAACAGAAGGGCACTTTCTAGGTGTTCCTGCTATTGCAGTCTCACTTGTTGGTAATACACACTTTATAACGGCAGCAAAGGTTGTTAAACAAGTGATTGAACAGCTATCTAAGCAGCCATTACCCAGCAACAATATATTAAATATAAATGTTCCTGATGTGCCTTTTGAGCAACTTAAACCTTGGCAAGTCACTCGTCTTGGGGCAAGACATCGTGCTGAAAATATGATCAAAGAGCATGACCCAAGAGGCCAACCGCTATATTGGTTAGGCCCTCCCGGTCAATGCCAAGATGCTGGTATTGGTACTGACTTTTATGCGATAGAGCAAGGAGCTGTATCAATCACGCCGCTACAAGTCGATTTAACCGCGCATGATGCCATGGTTGGAATTGAGGGCTGGATGAAAAATGTGGAGATCCAGTAG
- the truD gene encoding tRNA pseudouridine(13) synthase TruD yields the protein MDCFNWLHAKPICHGRLKASPQDFIVNEELGFKFSGTGEHLMVKIRKVGENTKYVVNELAKACGVKSRDVSWAGLKDRHAITEQWLSVHLPGKADPDLSQFEAEHPGVEILEVTRHDKKLRPGDLAGNWFQLRLTDLDNLDALTERLEMVKAQGVANYFGEQRFGHGGNNVVKARAWGNDEFRVRDKSKRSFYLSAARSWMFNQVLSKRIEHGSTSTIMAGDCLQMAGDERTFVADVVTDELQQQVNSGEVAITGPLLGDNALPTQAEAQAFELAIVEQEPALVKLVRDNRMRHDRRALLLMPNNMQWHFEDKDLIVSFALPAGSFATSVVRELIMPLKSEVVNDENIDQQ from the coding sequence ATGGATTGTTTTAATTGGCTACATGCAAAGCCAATCTGTCACGGACGTCTTAAAGCCAGTCCTCAGGACTTCATCGTTAATGAAGAACTTGGTTTTAAATTTAGCGGTACAGGCGAACACCTGATGGTGAAAATTCGCAAAGTCGGTGAAAACACCAAATATGTAGTGAATGAGTTAGCTAAAGCATGTGGTGTTAAATCACGTGATGTTAGCTGGGCTGGGTTGAAAGATCGCCATGCAATCACAGAGCAATGGTTAAGTGTTCACTTACCGGGTAAAGCTGATCCTGATTTAAGCCAATTTGAAGCTGAACATCCAGGTGTCGAAATTCTTGAAGTGACACGCCATGATAAAAAATTACGCCCAGGTGATTTAGCGGGTAACTGGTTCCAATTACGCCTTACTGATCTAGATAACCTTGATGCATTAACTGAGCGTCTGGAAATGGTCAAAGCACAAGGTGTTGCAAACTATTTTGGTGAGCAGCGTTTTGGTCATGGTGGTAATAACGTGGTTAAAGCACGCGCTTGGGGCAATGATGAATTCCGTGTGCGTGATAAGAGTAAGCGTAGTTTTTACTTATCAGCAGCACGTTCTTGGATGTTTAACCAAGTATTATCAAAGCGAATTGAGCACGGTTCAACCTCAACCATTATGGCAGGCGATTGCTTACAAATGGCAGGAGATGAGCGCACGTTTGTTGCTGATGTGGTAACCGATGAACTCCAACAGCAAGTCAATAGTGGCGAGGTAGCTATTACAGGTCCGTTGCTTGGTGACAATGCTCTGCCTACTCAAGCGGAAGCACAAGCATTTGAGTTGGCAATTGTTGAACAAGAACCCGCATTGGTTAAGCTTGTTCGAGATAACCGAATGCGTCATGATCGTCGTGCATTATTATTAATGCCTAATAATATGCAATGGCATTTTGAAGACAAAGATTTGATTGTTTCATTTGCTCTGCCTGCTGGTAGTTTTGCCACCTCGGTAGTGCGTGAGTTAATCATGCCACTTAAATCTGAGGTTGTGAATGATGAGAATATTGATCAGCAATGA
- the ispF gene encoding 2-C-methyl-D-erythritol 2,4-cyclodiphosphate synthase, translating to MRIGHGFDVHKFGGEGPVIIGGVAIPYEQGLIAHSDGDVALHAVCDALLGAIGAGDIGRHFPDTDAEWAGADSRYLLRDVYSKVKAQGYSLGNVDVTIIAQAPKMAPYIDAMCQAIAEDLETDIANVNVKATTSERLGFTGRKEGIACEAVVLIKKVS from the coding sequence ATGCGAATTGGTCATGGTTTTGATGTTCATAAATTTGGTGGTGAAGGCCCGGTAATTATTGGTGGGGTAGCAATCCCTTATGAGCAAGGTCTGATCGCTCATTCTGATGGTGATGTTGCACTACACGCGGTATGTGATGCATTACTTGGCGCAATAGGCGCGGGGGATATTGGTCGTCATTTTCCCGATACAGATGCGGAATGGGCTGGTGCTGATAGCCGATATTTATTACGTGATGTCTACAGTAAAGTTAAAGCACAAGGTTACAGTCTTGGTAATGTAGACGTTACTATTATTGCACAAGCGCCAAAAATGGCGCCGTATATTGATGCGATGTGCCAAGCGATTGCAGAAGATCTGGAAACAGATATCGCCAATGTAAATGTTAAAGCAACGACCTCTGAGCGTTTAGGTTTTACTGGACGTAAAGAAGGCATTGCTTGTGAAGCGGTTGTTTTAATTAAAAAGGTATCTTGA
- the ispD gene encoding 2-C-methyl-D-erythritol 4-phosphate cytidylyltransferase produces the protein MIDKCIAIVPAAGVGSRMAADRPKQYLTIAGKTILEHSVERLLSLSEIQHVVIAVSKNDPYFPTLPLAMDPRITVVDGGNERVDSVFSGLAAINDDNAWVMVHDAARPCVRIEDLRQLMAVAETSEYGAILATPVRDTMKRSTVNSNALAVIDHTVDREQLWHALTPQMFRASQLRDALTTALAKEAVITDEASALEFCGFSPVLVKGRADNLKVTQPEDLALAEFYLQQLLKELP, from the coding sequence ATGATCGATAAATGCATTGCTATTGTACCTGCAGCAGGGGTTGGTAGCCGTATGGCCGCTGATCGTCCGAAGCAATATTTAACGATTGCTGGTAAAACGATTCTAGAACATTCGGTTGAGCGTTTATTAAGCTTATCTGAAATCCAACATGTTGTGATTGCAGTAAGTAAGAACGATCCTTACTTTCCGACGTTACCGTTAGCGATGGATCCCCGTATCACTGTGGTTGATGGCGGTAATGAGCGTGTTGATTCCGTATTTTCAGGCCTAGCAGCAATCAATGATGATAACGCATGGGTGATGGTACATGATGCTGCTCGCCCTTGTGTACGTATCGAAGATCTCCGTCAATTAATGGCTGTGGCTGAAACGTCTGAATATGGCGCAATCCTTGCCACGCCAGTACGCGATACCATGAAACGCAGTACTGTTAATTCAAATGCACTCGCAGTGATTGATCACACCGTTGACCGTGAGCAACTATGGCATGCATTAACGCCTCAAATGTTTCGTGCCAGTCAACTACGTGACGCGTTAACGACCGCTTTAGCAAAAGAAGCGGTGATCACAGATGAAGCGTCTGCGCTTGAGTTTTGTGGTTTTTCACCTGTACTGGTGAAAGGACGTGCGGATAATCTAAAAGTGACACAACCTGAAGATTTAGCTTTAGCTGAGTTCTACCTACAACAGTTATTAAAGGAATTACCATAA
- the ftsB gene encoding cell division protein FtsB, producing the protein MRLFIIVLLVLIAWLQYDFWYGKNGMKEFTAVTESVSLQQAANAELHQRNQQMYAEIKDLHGGKEAVEERARTDLGLVKPGETFIRVVGDSN; encoded by the coding sequence ATGCGCCTGTTTATTATTGTATTATTGGTTCTTATCGCTTGGTTACAATATGATTTCTGGTATGGCAAAAACGGTATGAAAGAATTTACCGCAGTCACAGAGAGTGTAAGCTTACAACAAGCCGCTAATGCTGAATTACATCAACGTAATCAGCAAATGTATGCGGAGATCAAAGATCTTCATGGCGGTAAAGAAGCTGTGGAAGAGCGTGCGCGTACTGATCTTGGTTTGGTGAAACCAGGGGAAACATTTATTCGTGTTGTTGGTGATAGTAACTAA
- the eno gene encoding phosphopyruvate hydratase, whose protein sequence is MSKIVKVLAREIIDSRGNPTIEAEVHLEGGFVGMAAAPSGASTGSREALELRDGDKSRFLGKGVLKAVAAANGPIAEALIGQDAKDQAAIDQVMIDLDGTENKSNFGANAILAVSLANAKAAAASKGMPLFEHIAELNGTAGQFSMPLPMMNIINGGEHADNTVDIQEFMIQPVGAKTLREAVRMGSEVFHSLAKVLKSKGMSTAVGDEGGFAPNLESNEAALKAIKEAVEAAGYELGTDITLAMDCAASEFYNKEQGIYDLKGEGKQFTSEEFNYFLKDLTEKFPAIVSIEDGLDESDWAGFKHQTELLGDKIQLVGDDLFVTNTKIFAEGIEKGITNSILIKLNQIGSLTETLAAIKMAKDAGYTAVISHRSGETEDATIADLAVGTAAGQIKTGSMSRSDRVAKYNQLIRIEEALGERAPFNGLKEVKGQA, encoded by the coding sequence ATGTCTAAGATCGTTAAAGTTCTAGCTCGTGAAATCATTGACTCACGTGGTAACCCAACAATTGAAGCTGAAGTTCACCTAGAAGGTGGTTTCGTAGGTATGGCTGCTGCGCCATCTGGTGCTTCAACTGGTTCTCGTGAAGCTCTAGAGCTTCGTGATGGTGATAAATCTCGTTTCCTAGGCAAAGGCGTTCTGAAAGCTGTTGCTGCTGCAAATGGTCCAATCGCTGAAGCACTAATCGGCCAAGATGCAAAAGACCAAGCTGCAATCGACCAAGTTATGATCGACCTTGACGGTACTGAAAACAAATCAAACTTCGGTGCTAACGCAATCCTAGCTGTATCACTAGCTAACGCAAAAGCAGCTGCTGCATCTAAAGGCATGCCTTTATTCGAGCACATTGCAGAGCTAAACGGTACTGCTGGTCAGTTCTCTATGCCTCTACCTATGATGAACATCATCAACGGTGGTGAGCACGCAGATAACACTGTTGATATTCAAGAGTTCATGATTCAGCCAGTAGGTGCTAAGACACTTCGTGAAGCTGTACGTATGGGTTCTGAAGTATTCCACAGCCTAGCTAAAGTTCTTAAGTCTAAGGGCATGAGCACAGCTGTAGGTGACGAAGGTGGTTTCGCACCAAACCTAGAGTCAAACGAAGCTGCTCTTAAAGCAATTAAAGAAGCTGTTGAAGCTGCAGGTTACGAGCTAGGTACTGATATTACTCTAGCAATGGACTGTGCTGCATCTGAGTTCTACAACAAAGAGCAAGGCATCTACGATCTTAAAGGTGAAGGTAAGCAATTCACTTCAGAAGAGTTCAACTACTTCCTTAAAGATCTAACTGAGAAGTTCCCAGCTATCGTTTCTATCGAAGATGGTCTAGACGAATCAGATTGGGCTGGCTTCAAGCACCAAACAGAACTACTAGGTGACAAAATTCAACTAGTAGGTGACGATCTATTCGTTACAAACACTAAGATTTTCGCTGAAGGTATTGAGAAAGGTATCACTAACTCAATCCTAATCAAGCTTAACCAAATCGGTTCTCTAACTGAAACTCTAGCTGCTATTAAGATGGCTAAAGACGCTGGTTACACTGCTGTTATCTCTCACCGTTCAGGCGAGACCGAAGACGCAACTATCGCTGATCTAGCGGTAGGTACTGCTGCAGGTCAAATCAAAACTGGTTCTATGAGCCGTTCTGACCGTGTTGCTAAGTACAACCAACTTATCCGTATCGAAGAAGCACTAGGTGAGCGTGCTCCTTTCAACGGTCTTAAAGAAGTTAAAGGCCAAGCTTAA
- a CDS encoding CTP synthase: MTTNYIFVTGGVVSSLGKGIAAASLAAILEARGLNVTMMKLDPYINVDPGTMSPIQHGEVFVTEDGAETDLDLGHYERFIRTKMTKRNNFTAGRVYADVLRKERRGDYLGATIQVIPHITNEIKSRVLAGAEGHDVAIVEVGGTVGDIESLPFMEAIRQLAVEQGRENTMFMHLTLVPYLAAAGEVKTKPTQHSVKELLSIGIQPDILVCRSDRMIPANERAKIALFCNVQEKAVISMKDVDSIYKIPQLIKAQGLDDLVCKRFGITAPEADLSEWEQVIYEEANPTSEVVIGMVGKYIELPDAYKSVNEALKHAGLKNRLSVKIKYIDSQDVESKGTEVLAGLDAILVPGGFGSRGVEGKILTAQYARENNIPYLGICLGMQVALIEFARNVAKMADAHSTEFNAETKYPVVGLITEWIDSEGKVEERTEKSDLGGTMRLGSQLCHLQDGSKARTLYGQPTIHERHRHRYEVNNTLLPKLEKAGLKVSGLSADKKLVEIIEVPNHPWFVAAQFHPEFTSTPRDGHPLFEGFVKAAGAYHRGELNQ; this comes from the coding sequence ATGACTACGAATTACATTTTTGTTACGGGCGGAGTAGTTTCCTCTCTAGGTAAAGGCATTGCTGCTGCATCACTTGCAGCGATTTTAGAAGCACGTGGTCTTAACGTGACTATGATGAAGCTAGACCCTTACATCAACGTTGATCCAGGCACAATGAGCCCAATTCAACACGGCGAAGTATTCGTTACGGAAGACGGTGCAGAGACTGACCTAGACTTAGGTCACTACGAGCGTTTCATTCGTACCAAGATGACTAAGCGTAATAACTTTACAGCTGGTCGCGTGTACGCAGACGTATTACGCAAAGAGCGTCGTGGTGATTACTTAGGTGCAACGATTCAGGTAATTCCTCATATCACTAATGAAATCAAATCTCGCGTATTAGCGGGTGCTGAAGGTCATGATGTAGCAATCGTTGAAGTAGGCGGTACTGTAGGTGATATTGAATCACTTCCATTTATGGAAGCTATTCGTCAATTAGCAGTAGAGCAAGGCCGTGAAAACACCATGTTCATGCACTTGACTCTCGTTCCTTACCTAGCGGCGGCTGGCGAAGTGAAAACCAAGCCAACTCAGCACTCAGTAAAAGAACTTCTTTCTATTGGTATTCAGCCAGACATCTTAGTGTGTCGTTCTGATCGTATGATCCCTGCAAATGAGCGAGCAAAAATTGCGCTGTTCTGTAACGTGCAGGAAAAAGCTGTTATCTCAATGAAAGATGTAGATTCAATCTACAAAATCCCACAATTAATTAAGGCTCAAGGTCTTGATGATTTAGTGTGTAAGCGTTTTGGTATTACTGCACCAGAAGCTGATCTTTCTGAGTGGGAACAAGTTATTTATGAAGAAGCGAACCCTACCTCTGAAGTAGTTATTGGTATGGTTGGTAAGTACATTGAACTGCCTGACGCATATAAATCAGTTAACGAAGCGCTTAAACACGCGGGCCTGAAAAATCGTCTATCAGTAAAAATCAAATATATCGATTCTCAAGATGTTGAGTCAAAAGGTACAGAAGTACTGGCTGGCCTTGATGCTATCTTGGTTCCTGGGGGTTTTGGTAGCCGTGGTGTTGAAGGTAAGATCCTTACAGCTCAATACGCACGTGAAAATAATATTCCATACCTAGGTATTTGTTTAGGTATGCAGGTAGCATTAATCGAGTTTGCTCGAAATGTAGCCAAAATGGCCGATGCGCATTCAACTGAATTTAATGCTGAAACTAAATATCCAGTCGTTGGTCTTATTACTGAGTGGATTGATAGTGAAGGTAAAGTTGAAGAGCGTACTGAGAAATCAGATCTAGGCGGTACAATGCGTCTTGGCTCTCAGCTATGTCATCTACAAGATGGTTCTAAAGCGCGTACGTTATACGGTCAGCCAACGATCCATGAGCGTCACCGTCACCGTTACGAAGTAAACAACACTTTACTACCTAAGCTTGAAAAAGCAGGTCTAAAAGTATCTGGTTTGTCTGCTGACAAGAAACTTGTTGAAATTATTGAAGTTCCGAATCACCCTTGGTTCGTAGCTGCACAGTTCCACCCTGAGTTCACATCGACACCTCGTGATGGGCACCCATTGTTTGAAGGTTTTGTAAAAGCGGCGGGTGCATACCACCGTGGTGAGCTTAACCAGTAA
- the mazG gene encoding nucleoside triphosphate pyrophosphohydrolase — protein MDNKKASQMEQLLAIMSQLRDPHRGCPWDLKQNFDSIVPYTLEEAYEVADAIELKNWNDVKEELGDLLFQVVFYSQMAKEQGLFEFDDVVAGISEKLVRRHPHVFSDADFDDEAAVQQNWEAEKAKERAAKEQYVSLLANIPNALPALMRADKIQKRCANVGFDWDELAPVVDKVKEELDEVMDEVIQAVPEQQRIEEELGDLLFSVVNLSRHLKVKPEMALQKANKKFEKRFRQVEESVLEQGKIISQCSLTELDEAWNSVKDKESKNQ, from the coding sequence ATGGATAATAAAAAAGCATCTCAAATGGAACAATTATTAGCGATTATGTCTCAGTTGCGAGACCCACATCGTGGTTGTCCGTGGGATTTGAAACAAAACTTTGATTCAATCGTTCCCTATACCCTTGAAGAAGCCTATGAAGTGGCTGATGCCATCGAGCTGAAAAACTGGAACGATGTAAAAGAAGAATTAGGTGATTTATTGTTCCAAGTTGTTTTTTATAGTCAGATGGCCAAAGAACAAGGGTTGTTTGAATTTGACGATGTAGTGGCAGGCATAAGTGAAAAGCTGGTCCGTCGCCATCCCCATGTTTTTAGTGATGCTGATTTTGATGATGAAGCAGCCGTTCAACAAAACTGGGAAGCCGAAAAAGCCAAAGAGCGCGCAGCTAAAGAGCAATATGTGAGCTTGCTTGCCAATATTCCAAACGCATTACCAGCATTAATGCGTGCTGATAAAATTCAAAAACGCTGCGCGAATGTTGGTTTTGATTGGGATGAATTAGCACCAGTGGTTGATAAGGTAAAAGAAGAGCTTGATGAAGTGATGGACGAAGTGATTCAAGCGGTGCCAGAACAACAACGAATAGAAGAAGAGCTCGGTGATCTACTATTTTCAGTGGTGAATTTAAGTCGTCATTTAAAAGTAAAACCAGAGATGGCATTACAAAAAGCCAATAAAAAATTTGAAAAGCGTTTTCGCCAAGTGGAAGAAAGTGTGCTAGAACAAGGAAAGATCATTAGTCAGTGTTCATTAACTGAGCTAGATGAAGCATGGAATAGTGTTAAAGATAAAGAAAGTAAAAATCAGTAA
- the relA gene encoding GTP diphosphokinase — protein MVAVRGAHLKENTTFELVSWVESLRQDAKVSSRIEGTYQRCIELAAEQENGPLLLWRGRELVEILVTLSMDADTLIAALLYPLVEGGCYSNEALKEEYSGTILHLVQGVEQMCAISQLKSTAEETAQAAQVDNIRRMLLSMVDDFRCVVIKLAERICNLREVKDQPDEVRRAAAQECANIYAPLANRLGIGQLKWEIEDYAFRYQHPETYKQIAKQLSERRIDREDYITQFVDDLSDAMKASNIRAEVQGRPKHIYSIWRKMQKKSLEFDELFDVRAVRIVAEELQDCYAALGVVHTKYRHLPKEFDDYVANPKPNGYQSIHTVVLGPEGKTIEIQIRTKQMHEESELGVAAHWKYKEGTASGGAKTAYDEKINWLRKLLAWQEEMSDSGEMLDELRSQVFDDRVYAFTPKGDVVDLPSNATPLDFAYHIHSEVGHRCIGAKVEGRIVPFTYHLQMGDQVEIITQKEPNPSRDWLNPNLGFVTSSRARAKVHAWFRKQDRDKNIIAGKEILEAELVKIHATLKDAQYYAAKRFNVKSPEELYAGIGSGDLRINQVINHINALVNKPTAEEEDQQLLEKLSEASNKQATSHKKPQRDAVVVEGVDNLMTHLARCCQPIPGDDIQGFVTQGRGISVHRMDCEQLEELRHHAPERIIDTVWGGGFVGNYTITVRVTASERNGLLKELTNTLMNEKVKVAGMKSRVDYKKQMSIMDFELELTDLEVLGRVLKRIEQVKDVAEAKRLYG, from the coding sequence ATGGTCGCAGTTCGCGGTGCGCATTTAAAGGAAAATACCACATTTGAGCTTGTCTCGTGGGTCGAGAGTTTACGTCAAGATGCAAAAGTATCGAGTCGGATAGAAGGAACATATCAGCGCTGTATTGAACTTGCCGCTGAACAAGAAAACGGTCCGTTACTGTTGTGGCGTGGTCGTGAGCTAGTTGAAATCCTTGTCACCTTGAGTATGGATGCCGATACTTTAATTGCGGCCTTGTTATACCCATTAGTGGAAGGCGGTTGTTACAGCAATGAAGCGTTAAAAGAAGAATATAGCGGGACGATTTTACATTTAGTTCAAGGTGTTGAACAAATGTGTGCAATCAGCCAGTTAAAATCAACGGCGGAAGAAACTGCGCAAGCCGCGCAGGTGGATAATATTCGACGCATGTTACTGTCGATGGTTGATGATTTCCGTTGCGTGGTTATTAAATTGGCTGAACGTATCTGTAATTTACGTGAAGTTAAAGATCAGCCTGATGAAGTACGTCGAGCGGCAGCGCAAGAATGTGCCAACATTTATGCTCCATTAGCGAATCGTCTCGGTATTGGTCAGCTTAAGTGGGAAATTGAAGATTACGCGTTCCGTTACCAACACCCTGAAACTTACAAGCAAATTGCTAAGCAGTTATCTGAGCGTCGTATTGATCGTGAAGATTACATTACACAATTTGTTGATGACTTATCTGATGCGATGAAAGCATCAAATATCCGTGCAGAAGTGCAAGGTCGACCTAAGCATATTTATAGCATTTGGCGAAAAATGCAGAAGAAAAGCTTAGAGTTTGATGAGCTTTTTGATGTTCGAGCTGTGCGTATTGTTGCTGAAGAGCTACAAGATTGCTATGCCGCACTGGGTGTTGTACATACCAAATATCGTCACTTACCAAAAGAGTTTGATGATTACGTTGCCAACCCTAAACCTAACGGTTATCAGTCTATTCACACTGTAGTGCTTGGTCCTGAAGGTAAAACGATTGAAATTCAGATCCGTACTAAGCAAATGCATGAAGAGTCTGAGTTAGGGGTTGCTGCGCACTGGAAGTACAAAGAGGGTACGGCATCAGGTGGCGCGAAAACCGCTTACGATGAGAAAATTAATTGGCTGCGTAAGCTATTAGCATGGCAAGAAGAAATGTCAGATTCTGGCGAAATGCTGGATGAGCTTCGTAGTCAGGTATTTGATGATCGCGTCTATGCTTTTACTCCTAAAGGGGATGTGGTTGACTTGCCATCGAATGCGACACCGCTTGATTTTGCTTATCATATTCACTCTGAAGTGGGTCACCGTTGTATTGGTGCCAAAGTAGAAGGGCGTATTGTTCCTTTCACTTATCATCTTCAAATGGGCGATCAAGTTGAAATCATCACTCAAAAAGAGCCGAATCCGTCACGAGATTGGTTAAACCCGAATTTAGGATTTGTGACATCTAGCCGTGCTCGTGCCAAAGTTCATGCGTGGTTCCGTAAGCAAGATCGTGATAAGAATATTATTGCGGGTAAAGAGATCTTAGAGGCAGAGCTGGTAAAAATTCATGCGACGTTAAAAGATGCGCAATACTACGCAGCAAAGCGTTTTAATGTGAAATCGCCTGAAGAGCTATATGCGGGGATTGGTAGTGGTGATTTACGTATTAATCAGGTGATTAACCATATTAATGCGCTAGTAAATAAACCAACAGCAGAAGAAGAAGATCAGCAGCTTTTAGAAAAGCTATCTGAGGCAAGCAATAAGCAAGCAACAAGCCATAAAAAACCGCAACGTGATGCTGTTGTTGTTGAAGGTGTTGATAATCTGATGACTCACCTTGCTCGTTGTTGTCAGCCTATTCCTGGCGATGATATTCAAGGCTTTGTTACACAAGGCCGTGGTATTTCTGTTCACCGTATGGATTGTGAGCAGCTTGAAGAGCTTCGTCATCATGCGCCAGAGCGTATTATTGATACGGTTTGGGGCGGCGGTTTTGTCGGTAATTATACCATTACTGTGCGTGTGACGGCTTCAGAGCGCAATGGCTTATTGAAAGAATTAACCAATACTTTAATGAATGAAAAAGTAAAAGTAGCGGGAATGAAAAGCCGAGTTGATTATAAAAAGCAAATGTCTATCATGGACTTTGAGCTTGAATTGACTGACTTAGAAGTGTTAGGTCGTGTACTGAAACGCATTGAACAAGTTAAAGATGTCGCTGAGGCTAAACGATTATACGGCTAA
- the rlmD gene encoding 23S rRNA (uracil(1939)-C(5))-methyltransferase RlmD: MARFFKPQKRKTDTKHKEITISRLDHIGAGIGHLNNKPVFIDGALPDETVVVQLTEDKKNYARARVIKRLKDSAARIKPHCPIYDQCGGCNLQHLSHQGQVIAKQQALSELMEKFAITEKDDASQVEPIVRQSEHYRRCARFSVRMLPNGKMVFGFRKKQSKDIVDVNACPVLATTLNDLLPPLRELLSNLKGRKHVGHIELVNADNGRVLLIRHLQPFNDNDLAAIKAFATEHALMLFLALSSDELDHMLGEQPFYDIDDVRLTFSPKDFIQVNRDVNVKMVEQAINWLDIQPQDRVLDLFCGLGNFSLPLARQAKAVVGVEGVDEMVARATANAAANGLDNATFYQANLDEDVTKLVWAQEQFDKILLDPARAGAAGVMQHIVNLAPSKVVYVSCNPATLARDSQMLLQQGYKLARLGMMDMFPHTGHLESMALFVKS, from the coding sequence ATGGCACGCTTTTTTAAGCCTCAAAAACGTAAAACCGATACCAAGCATAAAGAAATAACTATCAGCCGTTTAGATCATATCGGCGCTGGCATCGGCCACTTGAACAACAAACCTGTTTTCATTGATGGTGCATTACCCGATGAAACCGTTGTTGTGCAATTGACGGAAGACAAAAAAAATTATGCCCGAGCTCGCGTGATCAAACGTTTAAAAGACAGTGCTGCGCGTATTAAACCTCATTGTCCAATCTATGACCAGTGTGGCGGTTGTAACTTGCAACATTTATCCCACCAAGGTCAAGTTATCGCCAAACAACAGGCGCTAAGTGAATTGATGGAGAAATTTGCGATCACAGAAAAAGACGATGCCTCCCAAGTTGAGCCTATTGTTAGGCAAAGTGAACATTATCGTCGCTGTGCACGTTTTAGTGTCCGTATGCTACCTAATGGCAAAATGGTATTTGGCTTTCGTAAAAAACAGAGTAAAGACATCGTTGATGTGAATGCTTGTCCTGTTTTGGCGACCACTCTTAATGATTTGTTACCGCCATTACGTGAACTGTTAAGTAATCTTAAAGGACGTAAGCATGTTGGCCACATAGAATTGGTTAATGCAGATAATGGTCGCGTATTGTTAATTCGTCATTTGCAGCCATTTAATGACAATGATCTCGCAGCGATTAAAGCTTTCGCTACTGAACATGCATTGATGCTATTTTTAGCGCTGTCGTCAGATGAGCTTGACCATATGTTAGGTGAGCAACCGTTCTACGATATTGACGATGTAAGACTGACATTCTCACCAAAAGATTTCATTCAGGTTAATCGAGACGTAAACGTAAAAATGGTTGAGCAAGCGATAAATTGGCTTGATATTCAGCCGCAGGATAGGGTACTCGATTTATTCTGTGGGTTAGGCAATTTCAGCCTTCCGCTGGCAAGACAAGCGAAAGCGGTAGTCGGCGTGGAAGGTGTTGATGAAATGGTCGCGCGAGCGACAGCTAATGCGGCAGCGAATGGTCTAGATAACGCAACATTTTATCAAGCAAATTTGGATGAAGATGTAACGAAACTAGTGTGGGCGCAAGAGCAATTTGATAAGATTTTACTAGACCCAGCACGAGCTGGGGCGGCTGGCGTGATGCAGCATATTGTAAATTTAGCGCCAAGCAAAGTGGTCTATGTATCATGTAATCCAGCAACATTGGCTCGTGATAGTCAAATGTTGTTGCAGCAAGGGTATAAGTTGGCACGTCTTGGTATGATGGACATGTTCCCTCATACAGGGCATTTAGAATCAATGGCGTTGTTTGTTAAAAGCTAA